CAGTGAAACCGAAAGGGGAAGGTACGGACATTTTCCACAGACACCCCCCCATCCCAATCCTTCATGCGAAGAACCTCCTCCCTTCTTATCAGCATTCCCATCACAGCGTGCCTGATGCCGTCCCACAGCACATTAGGttccattcacttttttttttttaccctttttcctttctccctgagCTTTGATAATTTCCACTGCCTCATGTTCAAGCTCGCTGATTCCCTCTACCCAACGTGCTTCTCCACAGAAACGCATTAGCGAGTCTctgagggcagaaagagctgtgtGGACGTCAGGAAAATGGGTTTCTGGGAGAAGTGAGAAGGAATGGGGTGTAGACATGGGGATAGGAGTGTGGGGCCGGGGCAGGCGGGCAGTCAGTGACAAATCCGTGATGCTcgggcagggggaggagtggagggaggtgggtaatGCCGTTTCCTTGGAGCAATGTGCAATGCCACTGCTGAGCAGGTCTTCAGTAGGGCCTTGTTGGACGAGCTGGGAGACAGTGAAAGACAGGAGGGTGGGACTGACGTCTGGGCTGGCCCTGGGCCAAGgacagggaacccagtgtggccGGGTCAGGGAGATGCAGTGACATCAGGCCCGGACTCAGCCACAAGTGTGGAAATGTAAAATCTTGGGAATTTACATGCCTGTTGTGGGAAGAACCGGGCTTCCCAGAAGACTCGGAGGAAAGCCTGGGCCAGGAGGAAAAGGGGAACTTGGGCACCTTCGGGCTGTGCCGATGGAGAGAGCTCACTCCTTGCCCGCCCGGGGACAGGACAGGTGCAGCTGAAGACCCGAAATGATGTGGAGGTCTTCGTTCGTGTGTCCTCTCTGACACAGACCCAGTCCTTCCCGATAGAAATCCTTCTGCGTAGagtaaaaactttatttatctgtgtatttaacatttattaccACTGACCAAGTGCAAGCTCTTGAGGAAAGTCATGGAGGAAGGAGGCTCTCGTGCTTTTCCCCAGGAGAGCGAGGCGGGTGGAAACTAGCCAGGACGCGGGGAGGGACGAACGAGGGGCCGAACGGAGCTTGGGGATCGTGTGCGTTCGCTCCGGCTGGGGAGTAGCCACGGAACCACGGAATGAACGTCCACTCTTCCCCACGTTCCTAATTCTTCCTTGAATTGCTATTGTCTCctgttgagagagaaaacacgaaCGCCCAACATGGGCGACAACGCACAAAAACCATCCCGAGACGCTGAAAACAGAGGATGTGTCACAGGCGGTACGGTCTGTTGTCCCCGGAGCCCGCTTTCCTGCGCTGGACCAGCGGCTCTGAAGCCCACTGTGGCGGGGAGGGTGGCGCTGGGTGGAGCGCGGCCGGGCCGAGCGTCTTGAATAGCAGCCGCGCCTCCCTGGGTAAGGTGGGCCTCCGGCTCTCGCGACTGGAGCTCACCCACCAGCACGACAAGGGGACCAGCGACTCCCTGGGCTGTCCTGTACGTGAGCAGGACTTGTGAGAGGCCGGGCGCGCGCCGTGCGAGACGCACTGTAGCTATTATTTGTATGATTCTGGAAAGAACACCCGTGCGGTGAATCATACGCTTTGGAATGTGTACTTTCCGCTCATACCACTCCCGGGGTGCATGTCCTCACTCGatttaaaagcttttaattaCCTCTTGCTTCCCTTTGTCCAGAACTTACCCCTTTCCCAGTTTGACTGGGGCGCCCTCTGGGCTGATGCCTAAGAATTTGATGCCTTGGTCTATCTGCTTCCTGTGAAATCTAGTCAGTCCCTTTTGGGGTCCCTTTCTCACTTTCTTAGGGTTCTGGGACAGTGACACAGGCCACAGGGGATCCCACGAGGGCTGCGGATTTATGGGAGGAGTGGcactgttttctgttctgttggtgATAACTTTGTCGACAATTGTCAGTGTTTCATCAACTTCTGGGCAACAGAGGCAGTTTGAGTCACAACCTGAAGGCATGGGTACGTGGTATTCTCCAGGAAGGGTTCACTATTCTGCGAGGGCTCAGTCCGCGGTCCAGAAAGAGGATACAATCTAGGGAGCTTGCGGTTAACTGGACTGGCGGGTATGATTACCACCCCCTGCGCCCGAAATACAGCAGATGCTGTTTCTTGATCTTGTTTTCCCATTGCTTCCTTTTCTGGGAATTGTCTTGGGGGACTATTTAATGTTCTAGGAACACAGTTTAGGAAATACCATTGATGGTAAGCTCTAGGTTGGACTGATCTCCTAAATCCATTTATTCTAGGAATGATCGTCTCCTGAGGGCACGGTCCTGCCGTTCGGAAGCACCTTCACGGCTCTCGTTATCATTCAGAccctggggcagctgggaggaAGGCGCTCTGACCCTCAGCCCATCGCCCCAGGGGGACACTCCCGAAGGCATCTGTACTGAGCCAGAAAGAACAGCGAGTGGCAGATCGGGGACAAAAAATACCTCCCTCGCATCCTTTACCTGATTTCACCCAATGATACTGTATTACTGAATATGTAAACCAACAACGTATAAAATAGCCTGGGGCTGTTTTCAGGAGCTAAGGTCTCGAGTTTCTCCCCTCAGTGGGCTTTTAGACGTAAGTTTGGACAGGCTTTTCCAAGCGGGTACCCATTTCCCAGCCCTTCCTGTTGAGGCACGCCCGCCTGGAGGAGGGATGTGAAATCGTAAATATTACCGTATAACTTCTGGATTCCTTCGATGTCATCTGGTGAAAGTCTGAAATTCTTGGACTCTCCGACTCTGTAGGTTGGATACATGACGGCATTGGGATCAGACGAGTGACCGAGGCCCAAAGAATGGCCAAGTTCGTGGGTCGCGGTGACCAGGAAGTTAACTCCTGCAACCCAAGAGTGACACGCAGGAACCGTTAGAGCAGCCCAGTGAACAACGTCACACGTGACGCGCGAGGGAAAACGAGACAACCGCAGGAACGCACACCTCTTCAGAGCCTTTGCCGCTCACCTCCTCGAGTCTAGGCCCCACGAGTGGAGGGCTGAGAAGGAGCCTCAAAGCGTAGTGCTTTGATCTCATCACCCCGTCTGCTTTTACAAAAACGTGCTGTTTTTCTAAGGTCATTCCCCCAGACAGCCGTCTTCTggagtggaaagcagaggcttcagaGGCATTAGGGACCCAGGCTCAaggcccagctctgctgctcactAGCTGGATACTTGGGACACATGACCTGACCTCCCGAGTCTTGGTTCCTCGTGTTAATCAGAGATAATTGCTCCCACTGTGTAGGTCTGTCATATTCCTGAGAGCTTTCCAGTATCTGGAAAATAATGGCTATTCACGGACAGTGACTTTGAGCATGAGGAGAGAGACAATCGGCCTTGAGGAAGCCAGGACAGCAAGGCAGGGTCTCCTGGCAACGCCAGGTTTGGTTCTGATTGATTGAATCATCTTCCCTCAGATTCACAGATGGGCTGTGCTAGGAAGGCAGAAGGCAAGAGCCTGGGAGTTAGCAGTGTGGCCAGAGCTCTGACAGTGGGCAGACACCAGAGACCCTCTGTGAGCCCACCCGGAGAGGGAAGAAAGCGGAACCAGCAGGACACGCAGGATGTGGGAGCGAGCCCTGGTCACCACCTCACAAGGCTCAGAGCTAACAGCAGACAATGCGGTGGTGGTGACTTCCCACGACCAGACACTCCTACGGATCTCTAGctcaggggcagggagcagccaCGTTATCTTATCTAATTAACTGACTGTTAGAACCTCCTCCACTTAGCGGTATTTAGACCAGAGCTTTCTTCTGTTAGTTTTCGGGGGATTCTGTAATCTCCCACTTTGCAGGGTGACAAAGATGGTGCCTGGCTTCCTTTTGAACAACAGAGAATGGCCTGAGACTTGTGCACAATTCTTAAATATCATagtctctgctcctcctcctcctccaataaAAAATCCTACTTTTGGGAACTGGAAAGACCTCTGATTGATTGCATGACCATGTGCTCCCAACACTGTAAAGCACTGTGCACACATTATGTCATTCACTTCCCACCACAATCCCAGGAGGAGGGAACGACGGTCCCACTTCATAGACGGAAACCGGCTCAGAGAAGTCATCACTTGACCAAAGACACAGGGTGAGTGGCTGGCGTTGCCACAGCTGGTTGACCCCAGTGTGGTTTGAGCCTACAACTGCCTTCCATCCTCTGTCTACACAGCACAGTGAGCTCGTGGAATGAAGTAATGCGATTAGATGCACACTGTCATTGGCAGTTAACTATGGGTCAGTAATTACCGTTAACAAAAGCAATTAGCGAATTCACACTGGTCTAGGGGTTTGGATCACCGTGCAGGGTGGTGATGGGTgctgaggagggcacatgtgctgagcactgggtgttacacgcaaccaGCGCATCCTTGAACACTGTGTCAGAAACGAATTCTGTACTATACAGtgcctaactgaacataataaaaagaaataaaatgttaaaaaaaaaaaaaaaagaaacgaccACGGTGTGGCGGGAGAGGGTGGGCACTGTACCTATCCTGCTGCCGTCCGTCCAGCGCTCGTCCTCGTCAAAGTGCGCGTCCCCTCCCAGCCCCGGCCCGGGCCCGAAGGCGTGGGCCAGGGTGTTTCCCGGGCCGTCAAACGGGTAGTAGTCCCCGTGAGCTGAAAGAGAACGGGGGTCGCCCTTTGTGAGCCAGCCCACCTCTGGCCGTTTACCTTGTGCTTTAGGAACTACAGCGGCTGCGACGCTCAGCCCGGTGCGGGGCGAGGTCCGTGTGCGGTGCCGGCCACAGGCAGGTTTTCGTTCACAAAACCGCGGctcagccctgcccaccccacagACCCAAGGCTTCCTGCCTGCGGGAGCGCAAACGCGGACAGTGTCTGGGAGGACCAGGCGCAGACGGTCCCTGCGAGTCCCGTTAGAGCTTTCGTCGTGATGCAGACGCTTGTCTGAGTCGGACCCGGTGGGATCCGTCTGAATCCAACAGATTCCACCCATTTCCAGACGGACACGGGCTGCCGGGATCAGGGCTTTCTGGGATACATCCTGGGGCGTTGTCAGTATTGTGGGCGAAGTTCACAGGTCGGCTGAGTTCGCAGCCCCTGGGCGGTCCAACAGAACAGACCCCCAAAGAACACTTGTCTTTAAACGTGCACCTAAAAAGCTAGCAGTTAGCAGCGGCGTGTGTGGGTTTTAGCTCCTTAAATCCCGTGATCTGAATgctctcagtttctcctttcttACCCCCTTGAGGGTGTTGGCAACGGGCCATGGGGAGAACCCTGAGGGCTTTCGGAAGTTGTAACCCGTGTCTTGGTTTAATGAGGGTGTTAGTCATATTTTAACTGTTCTGTAAATGCacgtatgtacatatgtatacgtCTACCAGGATTCACGCTACACACAGGGTCAGCAAAGCTtctctgtaaaggaccagataataATTTAGGATTTAGCAGCTCAGCAGTATCTGTCACGATCCCTCAACTCTCCCATGGTAGCCCCAAAGCAGTCATTGATAACGGGTCGATGAAGGACCATCCCTGTATTCTGTTAAATATTTATCCACAGAATGCGAACCtgcccacaaaaaaaaaaaaaaaaaaaaaaaaaaaaaaaaaggatagaaattcATGCACAGAAATAGATGGCAGGCCAGGTTTGGCTCACGGGCCATCATTTGGCATCTCTGCTA
This DNA window, taken from Lutra lutra chromosome 10, mLutLut1.2, whole genome shotgun sequence, encodes the following:
- the MMP7 gene encoding matrilysin isoform X2; its protein translation is MRLTVICALCLLRSGLASPLPREAGGMSEPQWRQAQDYLRRFYPSNSETREADSVEARLKRMQTFFRLPVTGVLTPRLVEIMQKPRVISYTRDLPRFTVNQLVAKALALWSREIPLAFRRVLAGTADIMIGFARGAHGDYYPFDGPGNTLAHAFGPGPGLGGDAHFDEDERWTDGSRIGVNFLVTATHELGHSLGLGHSSDPNAVMYPTYRVGESKNFRLSPDDIEGIQKLYGNIYDFTSLLQAGVPQQEGLGNGYPLGKACPNLRLKAH